The Bacteriovorax sp. PP10 nucleotide sequence GCTCTTTGTCCTATTTAGTTTAGTTCCTATCTCATACAGTATTTATGTATCATTCACGAATTTAAAGACCGGACATTTACTAGAACGCAAAAATGTTATCGAGCTTTTTGAAAACGAAAAAATGATTGAGCCGAAATCGGAGCTTTTAAATTTTCAGGTTTTCAAAGACCAGGAGGATTATCTTTTAGTTGTTGATAATCTTTCAGCGAAATTTAAAGCGAAAGATAAAAGTATTAGTCTCGGGTCTATGGCAGGCCTGCCTCCCGGTGTAACTAAAATTTCGAATGGTGATGTTCTAGACTTAATTGAAAAGAATCCTGAGATGAAGATTGTTCATCCAGCTCTTGGAGATTATTACTTCTTTAGATCTGACATCCTTGCAAAAATCAAACCTCGTTATGAGCGTCTTGGTAATGATAAGTTTAAAGATAATATTACAGGTGAAAACCTGACGGAAGACACAGAGATCGGACAGTTCAAGCTGGCCGGAGAAAGTGTGGGCCCGGGATATTATACTTTTACCGGACTGAGCAATTACAAAGAGCTCTTCTTTGATCCTGCAACTAATATGGTTTTTCTAAAGACGCTGTCGTGGACATTTGTCTGGGCCGCTCTGTCAGTGATTCTGACTTTCTCACTTGGGTCTTTCCTGGCCGTTTTATTAAATGACCTGGAAGGGAAGTCGAAGCTTATTTATAGAATGGTTTTCATCATTCCTTATTCAATCCCATTTTTTATTTCAGTCTTGATCTTTAAAGGGATGTTAAATAAAGACTTCGGTGAAGTGAATACGATTTTAAGTTACTTCTCGATTAGTCCGGTTCCTTGGTTGGAGAATAAACTATGGGCACGCGTGAGTGTTCTCATGGTGAACCTGTGGCTTGGATTCCCGTACATGCTTTTAGTGATCACCGGGATTATCCAGTCGATTCCCAAATCAATTTACGAAGCTTCATCACTTGAAGGGGCGACTAAGTTTCAGAACTTCAGGTTTTTAACTTTTCCTCTTGTGTTGCGTGCGATGATCCCACTTTTAATCGGGTCGTTTGGATTTAACTTAAACAACTTCGTTGGAATTTATCTTCTGACAGGTGGTGGCCCGGTTATGTCCGATGTCAGCACACCGATTGGGCATACAGATATTTTAATTTCTTATACCTATAGATTGGCATTTGAAGGATCACAAGGTCAGAACTTCGCTATGGCCGCGGCCGTATCAATGCTTATTTTTGTGATTGTTGTGGCATTAACTTTCTTAAACTTCAAAGTTTCAAAACTTTTAAAGAGATAATATGAGCGGATATAATAGAAAGAAACAAAGCCTGGATAAATTGCTGTCGCATCTGATGTTGATTGCGATTGCTATTATCGTTCTTCTTCCGGTGTTTGTTGTCGTCTCAGTTTCTTTGAGTAAAGGTGGATCGCTTAAGACGGGACTTATTCCAGATGCGATTAGTTTTGATAATTGGAAATATATCTTAGGTATCCCTTACGTGAACGCATTAGGGGAGAAAGTTGTTTCTCCTTATCCAATAATGCTTTGGCTTTTTAATAGTATTAAAGTTTCAGTGATCAGCGCATTTTTAATGCTGCTTTTTTCAACGACGGCCGCTTATTCACTTTCTCGCTTTAAGTTTAAAGGCAAAGAGATGAGTTTAATGTTTTTGATGGTCATGCAAATGTTTCCAAACATGATGGCGATGGTGGCATTTTACTTTATGCTGGATTTTATCGGTCAGGGAGTTCCGTGGTTGGGGATTGATACGCACTGGGGATTAATTCTGATTTATCTTGGCGGGACACCTTTTAATATTTGGCTTCTAAAAGGTTACTTCGATACGCTTCCGCGCTCAATTGAAGAGTCGGCGAGAATGGATGGATGCACACACTTCCAGGCCTTCTATAAGATCGTTTTACCGCTGTGTACGCCGATCCTGGCCGTTATCGGTCTACTTACATTCATCAGTACATTTTCGGATTTTATTTTGCCGTCGATCCTTTTAAAGTCGCAAGACCAGATGACGTTTGCCGTTGGGATTCAGATTTTTATCAGTGAGTCTTTTGCCAGTCGATGGGGGCAATTTGCTGCCGCTTCGATTTTAGGAGCGCTGCCAGTTTCACTTCTTTTCTTTTCTATCCACCGCTACATTGTAGATGGTCTATCGCACGGTGGAGTCAAAGGTTAATTATAAGTTTAGGTTTTCGCCTGAAATGCTATCGAATAGGTGAGCAAAGTGTAGCTTGAAGTAGAACTCAGCTGACTTTAAATCTTTTGGCATATGCATAGCTGGGATTAAGCTTGTTAATTCTTCATTACCATACTTTAAGATTAAATTTGCTTCGTGACCTAAAAGTTCAGTGAAGAGAACTTCAAATTTCGCGTTCCAGCCAGCTTCTTCAGTTGTATGAAGGATAATGTCTGTCGGGCGGATTCCAAGCACTGCAGTCTTTGGAGATTTTTTCTTTTCTGTGTGAAACTTTGTTTTATTGTCTGGTAGTTTGAAATGGAATGCTTGGTTTCTTCCAGTGGCGTAGACACCACCATCTTTGTATTCAAGATCCACTTCGATTAAGTTCATCGCAGGAGTTCCAATGAATTCTCCAACGAATGAATTTTTTGGATTGTTAAAAACTTCCTGAGGTGTTCCAACTTGCTCGATCACACCAGCTCTGATGATAACTAACTTGTCTGCAAGGGTAAGAGCTTCTAGTTGATCGTGAGTGACATAAATAGATGTCCCTTTTTGATCGATGTGGAATTTTTTAATTTCCGCTCTCATCTTATGGCGAAGTTTAGCATCCAGGTTTGAAAGAGGTTCATCGAATAAGAAGATTTTAGCATCTTTTACGATCGCTCTTCCCATCGCTACTCTTTGTCTTTGCCCACCTGATAGATCTGATGGTTTTCTTTCTAGGTATGTTGTGAGGTCTAAGATCTCAGCGGCCTTTAAAACTTTTTCTTTGATGATCGCGGGATCAACTTTTTTAATCATTAAACCAAACGCCAGATTGTCGTAAACATTCATGTGTGGGTAGAGAGCGTAGTCCTGGAAAACCATCGCTACTTCGCGCTTACTTGGCTCGAAAGTAGAGATGTCCTTACCGTTTAATAAAAGCTGTCCTGAAGTGATTTCTTCCAGACCGGCAACCATTCTTAGCAGTGTTGATTTACCACAACCAGAAGGTCCAACGATAACGACGAATTCACCTGGATTGATATCAAGGTTGAAGTTGTTGATGATCGTTAATTTATTATCGTAGCTCTTTCTAATGTTTTTTAGTTGTAACATAAGTACTGATCTCTTCTATCAAAAGGTTTAGAAAAACGTTTCCATTTGAAATCCGTAAGCGCCACCGGCCGTTTTATCAGCATAGGTAGGAGCGTTTTGAGCGATGTTCGCTTTGTTTTTCGAATTCCAGAATGAGTGAGTGTAAAAAGCACGAAGAACCGGGCGGCCCCAGATGTCTTCGCTTAATCCTAATTGAGGAGCGATGGTTACGCGAGATAATCTTCTGGCACCGTTGTTTTGAACGATAGAACTCCCAGCTTCTGTTACCAGGTGGAAAGTTTCAGTGATTCTATAAACCGGACGAATCCCAAGACCCATCCATTGCTCTTTTGTCTCTCCGCCGGCCATTAAGCGCTCGTGGTTAAGAGATAAGTGGAAGGCCCATTTTTTATTAACGTTGTAAGTTGTGTGGTTGATGAAACGCAGGCGTTTCTCAGAACTCTGTTGGTTTCCAAGAGTGATTGTACTGTCACCGTAAAGGTTGAAGTTGTTCATTAAACCTTGACCGAACAATACAGCGAAGTGGTTGAAGCCATTATCATTGATGTTATAGTCAAGAAGTGTTCCTACGATATATCCATTGGCCTTTTCGTATTTTACTTTTGTCGTCGTATCGGTTGCTTCAGGAGCACTTCCGAAAGCTACCCAGAAGTTTTGTTTTAAAGAGTTATTCCATGGAACATTTTTTAAACGGGCATCGTACACAGTGATTCCCTGAGTTCCGATGTTTGTTTTTGTATCAGTCACTTCACGAAGGTAAGCAAGAGAGAATTTCCCACCTAAGACATCAACGTTACCCATACCGGCACCGTTTCCGTTCATACTTCCGAAGTAGTAGTAGTCATCGATATAAACATCTTGGTCACGGTAGAATCTTTTACCAACCCAAAAGCTGTATGGAAGATCATTCATTCCCTGGATTTCTGCGAAGGCCTCTACAAAGTTTGTGCTTTGCTTAGCTGATTCAAAAGAGTCGTTTCCGGGGCTTGTATTGGCAATACGAAATTGTGTGTAGACATTTTTTGTCTCACTTTTAATATGATTGAATCTGAAACCAAGCTCGAGATAGTTTGAGCATTCGTTGGCAAGACGGAATTCGTTTCTTCCCACTCCTGATCCACCACCGGCACCTTGGTTATAAAAACATTCCTGATCGCCGCCGTAAGTGTTGGTTCCAACTCCTGCGCGAAGATAGCCAAACATCTCAACATTTTTAGTGTCGAAAGCGCGAGCGTTTCCTGAAATTAAGATAAGAAATAACAATGAAGAAAAGAATGATTTCATACGTTTTGGCCCTTGGGAAATGTAAGTGAAATTTGCCAGAAAGTGCACGAAAATTCCACCTTTTTTAGTTAGGTGTTAGCGATTGTTTGAGAGGGGGAAGTGGCGATTTAAGACCACATTTAAGCTACTTAAAACGAAAGTTGAAAACTATTGGATTTAATGGCACAATACTCAACATGAATATCTAAAAGCCCGCCATTTTTGTCCCCATTTAAAAATCTAAATTCACGTTTATATCAGGAGTTCGCCATGAATTTTTCTCATGTCTGTATTGGTTTAATTATTTGTCACTTTAAGACACGAGAAGGTCATTATGTTCATAAAGAAACTCATCATAGGGTTATTAAGTTTTTACGCAGTTGAAGTCAGACGCGTTTCAATAAGGGATGAGGGATCCTCTCTTAATGAATCGCAAATCGAACGTTTATATGAGTCACGCAAAAAGCGTGAGCAGGAAAGAAAGAAAACCAAACTCTATGACAGGAGTAAGTGGAAGAAGAGGAAGAAATATCATGAGCAGCATTATAAATTAAAAGGCACTAACTCTAAAGACTCCCGCTATTCAAACCAGCAGAAGTTAAGACGTATGTACCGAAACACATAAGATAGTTTTCATTAGTTTTCAAAACATGGAATCTTTGTCAGACTTAAGGCACACAATGCCTTTGGCGGAGATCTCATGTTTAGAAAACTATTATTTTTGTCGTTACTCCTTGCTGTAAATGTCACTTTAGCTGCTGAACAAATCAGAAGCTATCAGGTTTCAGTTAATCCTTTAAAGATGAATAAGATTGCCAAGCAATTTGAAGTTGTTCAGAAATTAGAAAAGGGTTTTGAAGTTTATGTTCTGGAAGAGCGTGTGCCCGAGTTTTTAAAACTGGCACCCCATGCTGTTTTATTACAAAAGAACATTCATTCTGAAACTGCTGATAAGGCCATTCCCGTTTATAGAAATTACGCACAGGTTGAAAATGACCTGAAAGCGTTTGCTGCTGATTTTAAAAATCTAGCGACACTGGAAACTTATGGCGTAACAAAACAAGGGCGCAACCTTTATGTTTTAAAATTATCAACTGGTGGAGAAAATAAACCTCGGCTGATGATCACGGCCGCAACTCACGGTGATGAATTAATTACAACGGAAGTTCTCTTCAATTTAACGGGAGAGTTACTAAAAGGTTATGGAGTTGATGCTCGTCTGACAAAAATTCTTGATGGACGCGATATTTATATTATCCCAGTAGTGAGTGCTGATAGTTTTGAAGCGCGCCAAAGATATGTACAAAACATGGACCCGAACAGAGCTTACCCGTGGCCGGATGAACCGAATAACAAAACTGTCGATGTTATTCAGTCGATGATGGACCTGACAAATAAAGTGAAGTTTACGGGATCGCTTGATCTGCACGCTTATGGAAAACTTGTGATGTACCCTTGGGGTTATACAAGAAAAGCTCCTACAAACGCAGCTGACGTTGTTACATTTAAAGATCTTGTTGTCTCAATGGCAAAAGACAATCAATACAAAGCTGGTCAGATTTCAACAACAATTTATGTTGCAGAAGGAAGTAGTGCAGATTACTTTTACTGGAAAACAGGAACAAAAGCAGTAGCTGCTGAACTAGGAAAAGAAAAGATTCCTCATTGGGATAAGATCCCGGCAATTACCACTGAAGCACGCGAAATGGTTTGGACATTTTTAGAATATTTTAATTAAGGAGTTCTCATGAAAGTTACAGCACAGCATATTTTAGTTAACCAAGAATTCGAAATCAAAGACATCCAAAAGAAGCTTTCAGAAGGTGTTTCATTTGAAGACCTGGCACGCGATTTTTCAACTTGCCCGTCTGGAAAAGAGGGTGGGAATCTTGGAGAGTTCGGTAAAGGAATGATGGTTCCATCGTTTGAGAAAGCGGCCTTTGCTCTT carries:
- a CDS encoding peptidylprolyl isomerase; protein product: MKVTAQHILVNQEFEIKDIQKKLSEGVSFEDLARDFSTCPSGKEGGNLGEFGKGMMVPSFEKAAFALLPGEVSEPVRTQFGFHLIKRTK
- a CDS encoding ABC transporter ATP-binding protein — translated: MLQLKNIRKSYDNKLTIINNFNLDINPGEFVVIVGPSGCGKSTLLRMVAGLEEITSGQLLLNGKDISTFEPSKREVAMVFQDYALYPHMNVYDNLAFGLMIKKVDPAIIKEKVLKAAEILDLTTYLERKPSDLSGGQRQRVAMGRAIVKDAKIFLFDEPLSNLDAKLRHKMRAEIKKFHIDQKGTSIYVTHDQLEALTLADKLVIIRAGVIEQVGTPQEVFNNPKNSFVGEFIGTPAMNLIEVDLEYKDGGVYATGRNQAFHFKLPDNKTKFHTEKKKSPKTAVLGIRPTDIILHTTEEAGWNAKFEVLFTELLGHEANLILKYGNEELTSLIPAMHMPKDLKSAEFYFKLHFAHLFDSISGENLNL
- a CDS encoding carbohydrate porin; its protein translation is MKSFFSSLLFLILISGNARAFDTKNVEMFGYLRAGVGTNTYGGDQECFYNQGAGGGSGVGRNEFRLANECSNYLELGFRFNHIKSETKNVYTQFRIANTSPGNDSFESAKQSTNFVEAFAEIQGMNDLPYSFWVGKRFYRDQDVYIDDYYYFGSMNGNGAGMGNVDVLGGKFSLAYLREVTDTKTNIGTQGITVYDARLKNVPWNNSLKQNFWVAFGSAPEATDTTTKVKYEKANGYIVGTLLDYNINDNGFNHFAVLFGQGLMNNFNLYGDSTITLGNQQSSEKRLRFINHTTYNVNKKWAFHLSLNHERLMAGGETKEQWMGLGIRPVYRITETFHLVTEAGSSIVQNNGARRLSRVTIAPQLGLSEDIWGRPVLRAFYTHSFWNSKNKANIAQNAPTYADKTAGGAYGFQMETFF
- the malG gene encoding maltose ABC transporter permease MalG yields the protein MSGYNRKKQSLDKLLSHLMLIAIAIIVLLPVFVVVSVSLSKGGSLKTGLIPDAISFDNWKYILGIPYVNALGEKVVSPYPIMLWLFNSIKVSVISAFLMLLFSTTAAYSLSRFKFKGKEMSLMFLMVMQMFPNMMAMVAFYFMLDFIGQGVPWLGIDTHWGLILIYLGGTPFNIWLLKGYFDTLPRSIEESARMDGCTHFQAFYKIVLPLCTPILAVIGLLTFISTFSDFILPSILLKSQDQMTFAVGIQIFISESFASRWGQFAAASILGALPVSLLFFSIHRYIVDGLSHGGVKG
- a CDS encoding M14 family metallopeptidase; amino-acid sequence: MFRKLLFLSLLLAVNVTLAAEQIRSYQVSVNPLKMNKIAKQFEVVQKLEKGFEVYVLEERVPEFLKLAPHAVLLQKNIHSETADKAIPVYRNYAQVENDLKAFAADFKNLATLETYGVTKQGRNLYVLKLSTGGENKPRLMITAATHGDELITTEVLFNLTGELLKGYGVDARLTKILDGRDIYIIPVVSADSFEARQRYVQNMDPNRAYPWPDEPNNKTVDVIQSMMDLTNKVKFTGSLDLHAYGKLVMYPWGYTRKAPTNAADVVTFKDLVVSMAKDNQYKAGQISTTIYVAEGSSADYFYWKTGTKAVAAELGKEKIPHWDKIPAITTEAREMVWTFLEYFN
- a CDS encoding ABC transporter permease subunit, yielding MWLSYALSISAIVLALVGIWIYAFQKKDAYKFFFPALVLFVLFSLVPISYSIYVSFTNLKTGHLLERKNVIELFENEKMIEPKSELLNFQVFKDQEDYLLVVDNLSAKFKAKDKSISLGSMAGLPPGVTKISNGDVLDLIEKNPEMKIVHPALGDYYFFRSDILAKIKPRYERLGNDKFKDNITGENLTEDTEIGQFKLAGESVGPGYYTFTGLSNYKELFFDPATNMVFLKTLSWTFVWAALSVILTFSLGSFLAVLLNDLEGKSKLIYRMVFIIPYSIPFFISVLIFKGMLNKDFGEVNTILSYFSISPVPWLENKLWARVSVLMVNLWLGFPYMLLVITGIIQSIPKSIYEASSLEGATKFQNFRFLTFPLVLRAMIPLLIGSFGFNLNNFVGIYLLTGGGPVMSDVSTPIGHTDILISYTYRLAFEGSQGQNFAMAAAVSMLIFVIVVALTFLNFKVSKLLKR